A DNA window from Hevea brasiliensis isolate MT/VB/25A 57/8 chromosome 2, ASM3005281v1, whole genome shotgun sequence contains the following coding sequences:
- the LOC110659204 gene encoding protein SEED AND ROOT HAIR PROTECTIVE PROTEIN-like — translation MGFSHFCLAISAAVSLAVIASASDGVYGANYPNLEKPNLEKDKLLSTLIGIQGLIYCKSGPELIPLAGAVARVTCLAVDDYGYETAPLSILSGATDAKGYFFATLSPSEVEDERKIKECKAFLEVSPLLKTCNVPTDVNKGISGALLDSYQFLTQKNMKLFTVGPFFYTSETD, via the exons ATGGGTTTCTCTCATTTCTGCTTGGCAATCTCTGCGGCTGTATCTTTAGCAGTTATTGCTTCTGCCAGCGATGGAGTTTATGGTGCCAATTATCCCAATCTTGAGAAACCAAACCTGGAAAAGGACAAGTTACTCTCCACATTAATTGGGATTCAAGGACTCATTTACTGCAAATCAGGCCCCGAACTCATTCCTCTTGCAG GAGCTGTGGCAAGGGTAACATGCCTTGCAGTTGATGACTATGGATACGAAACAGCACCTTTGTCCATCCTGAGTGGAGCAACCGATGCTAAGGGCTACTTCTTTGCAACCTTATCACCTTCAGAGGTCGAAGATGAAAGGAAGATTAAAGAGTGCAAGGCATTCTTAGAGGTGTCTCCATTATTGAAGACTTGCAATGTTCCCACGGACGTGAACAAGGGGATCTCTGGTGCTCTTCTTGATTCTTATCAATTCCTTACCCAGAAGAATATGAAATTGTTCACTGTGGGGCCTTTCTTCTACACTTCTGAGACTGAttag